One segment of Tetrapisispora phaffii CBS 4417 chromosome 1, complete genome DNA contains the following:
- the ATG11 gene encoding autophagy protein ATG11 (similar to Saccharomyces cerevisiae ATG11 (YPR049C); ancestral locus Anc_3.330), which yields MLNSKEVKNSPSLSVVINAFTGEVIDTNLLYFVNLNDFKNFISNKWSIALDSILILLSFGNKMNEKYFNDIIKNNKSDNEKIYIFDKRLFSITNNPDDKIPKQSKLTTNKTRDNTNDGSNVNNNIQKRIGELLVQLKRKERDYFDQLVKPMLSPLVDLNLNYFYNEDSNDSKHQRIVSIIATNLGWLSALEIDINYYQRLIEDNLSGIQNILESLKVSQQYLQIYCYDVETLYNSNVTYLNILNENKIRDSWEDFFDSKLTQLNNINSKPLSTYFNKQYLIETSKALKILDFNLNNDLKTHKVTVNNNLLLRKKVECNIVDIFSTYSTENLNFELEKTMLNKFSDILENVRSVSHELLENEEPNNSYTKEAIEKISELKNNYVQKLHTIALALYTQTTTLLDLKYKLQREVVRIMGQISYIQIEILNVKKHLLKDVTKRLEKYQTYELELAHVQDIPIIYGLFIIETFRRNDWFIKLNLSSSTSSKQLINMIKDEKIVRNQWQTKFQSNTKYLKNELLNIADLDNFYEMFNHNLDTIPVKSELSIKESEILKSKLRIFIEYYIERVKELKLDDDIVDSLNSYYNSVALTNVTVIDNEKDILDNQNIISHYEKRIKNLELLLHTASISNHENWPTGLLKSNFKYFKNDLRSMNSKTKLSSSKFSNSNFEIVDRLRIDDVEEELRRVKQKMDMTLRDNYSLSEKLTKITNDKVNIEVERDAYKETLSHLNNELSRLTTIEADMQNILSNKEQTFKDNMIKLVNENKSLLVSLSSEIEKKNKIRDEQKQTEQIIAKNNEQIQELRTLIDVQKDSSAVATKTLKTEYEDIISNLKQQLREKDTQINSKFVDNMKDGSNNGQIIKKGGTDDTTVLDTSIKIDNQKKQEIQVLDSRLIESVYNIVSSNIIVLENIGLLLSFDDDHNLEIKRVKGLKKNMNQSILDESTSINLTRFQTQSNVLQEIKSEFGHLITGCTEEDQINFIKKINEIYKEKLYESAVIKRFDDIETLAKKLTKDNKSKKKLIDRYMMEKISLNKFEVGDLALFLPMKENNATDENSTTSSWNSTFSSVDLLTPPPFDNIMQPQYNQVSNKLKEKNTIEARPWAAFTAFEETSRYFLQDSNNISRNKEWFIGKISHMERFVADTAINNPYRVPKGTVWYHVTATLESYQ from the coding sequence ATGTTAAATAGTAAAGAGGTTAAGAATTCTCCTAGTTTAAGTGTGGTCATTAATGCATTTACTGGTGAGGTGATAGATACAAATTTACTTTATTTCGTAAATCtcaatgattttaaaaactttATCTCCAATAAATGGTCTATTGCACTGGATTCAATATTGATCCTATTGTCATTTggaaataaaatgaatgaGAAATACTTTAACGATATAattaagaataataaaagtgACAATGAAAAGATATacatatttgataaaagaTTATTCTCTATTACAAATAATCCAGATGACAAGATACCTAAACAAAGTAAACTTACAACTAATAAGACTAGGGACAATACAAACGATGGTAGcaatgttaataataacatacAAAAAAGGATAGGTGAATTGTTAGTACAGTTGAAGAGAAAGGAAAGAGATTACTTTGATCAATTAGTCAAACCTATGTTATCACCTTTGGTTGATTTAAatctaaattatttttataatgaaGATAGTAACGATTCTAAACACCAAAGGATTGTAAGCATTATTGCCACAAATTTAGGATGGTTAAGTGCTTTGGAGATTGAcattaattattatcaacGATTAATTGAAGATAACCTCTCTGGAATTCAAAACATATTAGAATCATTAAAAGTGTCACAGCAATACcttcaaatatattgttatgATGTTGaaactttatataattcaaatgtGACATATctcaatatattgaatgaaaataaaattaggGACTCTTGGGAGGATTTTTTTGATAGCAAGCTGACACAATTGAAcaatattaattcaaaacCTTTATCGACATACTTcaataaacaatatttgataGAAACCAGCAAAGCATTGAAAATTCTGGACTTTAAtctaaataatgatttgaaAACTCATAAAGTGactgttaataataatctaCTGTTGAGGAAAAAAGTTGAATGTAATATTGTAGACATCTTTAGCACGTATTCAACAGAAAACTTAAATTTTGAGCTAGAAAAAACAatgttaaataaattttcagatatattagaaaatgtaCGATCAGTATCTCATGAATTGTTGGAAAATGAGGAACCAAATAACTCTTATACCAAAGAggcaattgaaaaaatatctgAGCTTAAAAACAACTACGTACAGAAATTGCATACTATAGCATTAGCATTATATACCCAAACTACTACGTTGTTAGATTTAAAGTATAAACTTCAAAGAGAAGTTGTCAGGATAATGGGTCAAATATCATATATCCAAATAGAAATTCTGAATGTAAAgaaacatttattaaaggATGTTACTAAACGCTTAGAGAAATATCAAACTTACGAATTGGAACTTGCACATGTACAAGACATCCCAATTATATATGGtttattcattattgaaaCATTTCGACGTAATGATTggtttattaaattaaatttaagtTCCTCAACTTCatcaaaacaattaataaatatgataaaagatgaaaaaattgTGAGGAACCAATGGCAAACCAAATTCCAATCAAATACCAAATATCTAAAAAATGAACTTCTTAATATAGCAGATTTAGACAATTTTTATGAGATGTTCAATCATAACTTAGATACTATTCCAGTTAAATCAGAATTGTCCATAAAGGAatctgaaatattaaaatcaaagtTGAGAAtattcattgaatattatattgaaagaGTAAAAGAACTAAAATTAGATGATGACATCGTTGATTCATTGAACTCATATTATAATTCTGTAGCATTAACCAACGTTACTGTAATTGACAACGAGAAGGATATCCTTGATAACCAAAACATTATAAGTCACTATGAaaaaagaatcaaaaaCTTAGAACTTCTATTACATACAGCAAGTATTTCGAATCATGAAAATTGGCCTACTGGACTATTAAAgtcaaatttcaaatactTCAAAAACGATTTACGATCAATGAATAGCAAAACGAAATTGTCAAGTTCcaaattttctaattctaattttgaaatagttGATAGATTAAGAATTGACGATGTTGAAGAAGAGCTAAGGAGAGTTAAGCAAAAAATGGACATGACTCTTAGAGACAATTATTCTTTGagtgaaaaattaacaaaaataacaaatgaTAAGGTGAATATTGAAGTGGAAAGGGATGCTTATAAAGAAACTCTTTCTCATCTGAACAATGAACTATCTAGATTAACTACTATTGAAGCAGATATGCAAAACATACTTTCAAATAAAGAACAAACTTTCAAGGATaatatgataaaattaGTAAATGAGAATAAGTCTTTACTTGTTTCTTTATCGTCTGAAAttgagaaaaaaaataaaatcagaGATGAGCAGAAACAAACAGAACAGATTAttgcaaaaaataatgaacaaATACAGGAACTAAGAACACTTATAGATGTTCAAAAGGATAGTAGCGCAGTAGCAACTAAAACGCTAAAAACTGAATATGAGGATATAATCAGTAATCTAAAACAACAATTGAGAGAGAAAGACACACAGATCAATAGCAAATTTGTTGATAACATGAAAGATGGATCTAATAACGGACAAATCATAAAGAAAGGTGGTACTGATGATACAACAGTATTAGATACTAGCATAAAAATagataatcaaaaaaagCAGGAAATACAGGTTCTTGATTCACGACTTATTGAATCTGTTTATAATATAGTCTCTTCCAATATTATTGTACTTGAAAATATTGGTTTATTGTTATCGTTTGATGATGACCATAATTTAGAGATAAAAAGAGTTAAAGGcttgaagaaaaatatgaatcAAAGTATCTTAGATGAATCAACTTCAATAAATCTTACTAGATTTCAGACTCAAAGCAATGTTTtacaagaaataaaatcagAGTTTGGACATCTGATAACGGGTTGCACTGAAGAAGAtcaaatcaattttatcaagaaaataaatgaaatatacAAAGAGAAGCTTTACGAATCAGCAGTAATAAAAAGATTTGATGATATAGAGACATTAGCCAAAAAGTTGacaaaagataataaatcaaaaaaaaaattaattgatagATACATGATGGAAAAAATTTCtcttaataaatttgaagtTGGTGATTTAGCCTTATTCTTGCcaatgaaagaaaataatgcaACTGACGAGAATTCAACTACTTCGTCTTGGAACTCAACGTTTTCATCTGTTGACCTTCTAACACCACCTCCATTTGACAATATTATGCAGCCCCAATACAATCAAGTTTCAAATAAGCTAAAGGAAAAGAATACTATTGAGGCACGCCCATGGGCAGCATTTACAGCTTTTGAAGAAACCTCGAGATATTTTTTGCAggattcaaataatatctcAAGAAACAAAGAATGGTTCATTGGGAAAATATCACATATGGAAAGATTTGTTGCAGATACGGCGATTAACAACCCATATAGGGTTCCTAAAGGAACCGTTTGGTATCATGTTACTGCAACTTTAGAATCATACCAATAG
- the RPL19A gene encoding 60S ribosomal protein eL19 (similar to Saccharomyces cerevisiae RPL19B (YBL027W) and RPL19A (YBR084C-A); ancestral locus Anc_3.312): protein MANLRTQKRLAASVIGVGKGKVWLDPSEASEIAQANSRDAIRRLVKNGTIVKKAVTVHSRSRTRAYAESKRNGRHTGYGKRKGTREARLPSQVVWIRRLRVLRRLLSKYRDAGKIDKHLYHVLYNESKGNAFKHKRALVEHIIQAKANAQRETALKEESDARRMKNRAARERRAQRVAEKREALLKEDA from the exons at GGCTAACTTACGTACTCAAAAAAGACTTGCTGCTTCTGTTATCGGTGTTGGTAAGGGAAAGGTTTGGTTAGACCCAAGCGAAGCCTCTGAAATTGCCCAAGCTAACTCCAGAGATGCTATCAGAAGATTAGTTAAGAACGGTACCATCGTCAAGAAGGCTGTCACTGTTCACTCTAGATCTAGAACTAGAGCTTACGCTGAATCTAAGAGAAACGGTCGTCACACTGGTTACGGTAAGAGAAAAGGTACCAGAGAAGCTCGTTTACCATCTCAAGTCGTCTGGATCAGAAGATTACGTGTCTTAAGAAGATTATTGTCCAAGTACAGAGATGCTGGCAAGATTGACAAGCACTTATACCACGTTTTATATAACGAATCTAAGGGTAACGCTTTCAAGCATAAGAGAGCTTTAGTTGAACACATTATTCAAGCCAAGGCTAACGCTCAACGTGAAACTGCTTTGAAGGAAGAATCCGATGCTAGAAGAATGAAGAACAGAGCTGCTCGTGAAAGAAGAGCTCAAAGAGTTGCTGAAAAGAGAGAAGCTTTATTGAAGGAAGATGcttaa
- the TPHA0A03800 gene encoding uncharacterized protein (similar to Saccharomyces cerevisiae YBL029C-A; ancestral locus Anc_3.315): protein MFIPIICGMNNYDSNYKPKLQSTKKKNGEQPIDLPPLQPSDYENLYCPNCHNYSARPIKRRQFFTVWFIPILPVYWGKQVKCTICNWRQDFKDEAQLRKIVNEQKNIRNNQPQTYQAQQPPQMYQAQPTTQAPVNQQPPQTYQQLYS, encoded by the coding sequence ATGTTTATACCTATAATATGTGGTATGAATAATTATGATTCAAATTACAAACCAAAATTGCAATCGaccaagaagaagaatggTGAACAACCAATAGATTTACCACCTTTACAACCAAGTGATTACGAAAACCTATATTGTCCAAATTGTCACAACTACAGTGCAAGACCCATTAAGAGAAGACAATTTTTCACAGTTTGGTTTATTCCGATTCTCCCTGTTTATTGGGGCAAACAAGTCAAATGTACAATTTGTAATTGGAGGCAGGACTTCAAAGATGAAGCACAGTTAAGaaaaattgtaaatgaacagaaaaatataagaaacaACCAACCACAAACGTATCAGGCACAACAACCTCCACAAATGTACCAAGCCCAACCGACGACACAAGCACCAGTGAATCAACAACCGCCGCAGACTTATCAACAGTTATATTCATAA
- the TPHA0A03740 gene encoding non-histone chromosomal protein 6 (similar to Saccharomyces cerevisiae NHP6B (YBR089C-A) and NHP6A (YPR052C); ancestral locus Anc_3.333), with translation MVAPRETKKRTTRRKKDPNAPKRALSAYMFFANETRDIVKAENPDVSFGQVGRILGEKWKALTAEEKIPFEAKAEADKKRYESEKALYNATKA, from the coding sequence ATGGTTGCTCCAAGAGAAACTAAGAAAAGAACCACTAGAAGAAAGAAGGATCCAAATGCTCCAAAGAGAGCTCTATCTGCTTACATGTTCTTTGCTAACGAGACAAGAGATATTGTTAAAGCTGAAAATCCAGATGTTTCTTTTGGTCAAGTTGGTAGAATCTTAGGTGAAAAGTGGAAGGCTTTAACCgctgaagaaaaaattccATTCGAAGCTAAGGCTGAAGCTGATAAGAAGAGATATGAATCTGAAAAAGCTTTATACAATGCTACTAAAGCTTAA
- the APL3 gene encoding Apl3p (similar to Saccharomyces cerevisiae APL3 (YBL037W); ancestral locus Anc_3.325), with the protein MENTKSFLSNNSGVANSASLIKGLQLFIADLRLSTQIDDQEKRIHSELIKIKQQFESSGKQKDRNSKVSGYQRKKNIAKLAYIYITSNTNKLDDILFGLKEIIILLKSKVYSEKFMAYMTLEMLFQHESVVEKIESDIIQQLLIDFESTNDDHVALALNFIGIVAGLKNNLALNNELVDEVFNIIRSPTSSLPLKKRTSLSFLNLLKTNPTLLTNNLQRQDLWIQRIIALFDDQKNYRLMVSVLPLLTYIASYIDTTSCTRLVPQLVQTLYDCIMAGTSSTVNSQLSKEYMFANVPNPWLITKIVSLLNILIVSDNEVNSDVPGALYASNIGDDVLGKLRTSVSKVIELTTRETHDQMEKMVQNTILFSLINFSSKLDTTGTATINSIRTLCTLLVSPEVNIRFLTLDSLIKICTIRGKIAIDEVCVAKNLTLIIKLMNYEKDASLVRKIVDLLYVLTNTENIKIIVNQLIKYPMKSKINTDTKLKRDIAIKVSVLTERYATDINWFLEISLKLLSILSNSASQEELIWERLCQIIVNNPQLHKLACEEIIEYMSTNNTSESIVKAGAFILGEYANLISDKYAIGDLFNLFSDKYFLVSNETRAMILTTILKLYRFAPELGSVVIKFYQLELNSLDIELQTRSYEYLKIVQLSKMNNDSNLLEFLLAPIPPFNSKTNPLLKRLGNVGNSTPTSAMPRPLSRSTSNLSHQISSPTSTTSNFKPIPPASRSRSSTTFSKNQFEFDNTSTMTDSLHTKSTNVVNVNNNNASYMNQVLISDWQTSFSRMLSFKQGNLYTSPFLKIMFRLAPFSSTTTTNLTNPDNPYKITISLIFLNQSEWPINGLNTELIPYKTQGNPEYIITDTSAITSNTILPQKRVEQSFSITIRRPFDANTAPIMITRYTCGGSVNKVTLKLGISTLSPILTASKQINGRSSILTLSDFVSRWRQLRENMDKEGECQLNHLILKGTKNIETVKNVLNRIGFDIVDQTNIPSTIFLSTIIHTKSDGNYGCLIKINKNQLANDANGNSFDIICKTTSTGLLSKYIVDTLQYILSL; encoded by the coding sequence ATGGAAAATACCAAATCATTCCTAAGTAATAATTCAGGTGTAGCTAATTCTGCTTCGCTCATCAAGGGACTGCAATTATTTATAGCAGATCTAAGACTGTCTACTCAAATAGATGATCAAGAGAAAAGAATTCATTCTGAATTGATCAAAATCAAGCAACAGTTTGAGAGTAGTGGTAAACAAAAGGATAGAAATAGTAAGGTGAGTGGATACCAACgtaaaaagaatattgcAAAATTagcatatatttatattaccTCTAATACTAATAAACTGGATGATATTCTATTTGGTCTcaaagaaattataattttattgaaatcaaaagtatacagtgaaaaatttatgGCTTACATGACATTAGAGATGCTGTTTCAGCATGAGAGTGTGGTGGAAAAGATAGAGAGTGACATTATACAACAACTATtgattgattttgaaagtACAAATGATGACCACGTCGCACTGgctttaaattttattggTATTGTTGCTggattaaaaaataatcttGCATTGAATAATGAACTAGTAGATGAAgtctttaatattattaggTCACCGACGTCATCGTTACCCTTAAAAAAAAGGacttcattatcatttctCAATTTGTTGAAAACTAATCCAACTTTATTAACTAACAATTTACAACGTCAAGATCTGTGGATTCAAAGAATTATAGCTTTATTTGATGATCAGAAAAATTACAGACTGATGGTATCTGTTCTGCCTCTTCTAACATATATTGCAAGTTATATCGACACTACTTCATGCACCAGATTAGTTCCTCAGTTAGTTCAAACATTATATGATTGTATTATGGCTGGAACTTCAAGTACTGTTAATTCTCAACTCTCGAAGGAATATATGTTTGCAAACGTTCCTAATCCTTGGCTGATCACTAAGATAGTTTCATTACTCAacattttaattgtttcaGATAATGAGGTAAACTCAGACGTTCCAGGTGCTTTATATGCAAGTAACATAGGCGATGATGTATTAGGTAAACTCAGAACTTCTGTCTCAAAAGTCATTGAGTTAACTACTAGAGAAACTCATGATCAGATGGAGAAAATGGTTCAAAATACTATccttttttctttaattaaCTTCTCATCAAAATTAGATACAACAGGTACGGCTACTATTAATTCTATTCGTACATTATGTACATTATTGGTATCTCCTGAGGtaaatattagatttttaacattggattcattaataaagatatgTACTATACGAGGCAAGATAGCTATTGATGAAGTTTGTGTTGCTAAGAACTTAACTttgattattaaattaatgaattatgaGAAGGATGCTTCATTAGTTAgaaaaattgttgatttattatacGTTTTGACAAATACTGAAAACATCAAGATTATTGTAAATCAGCTCATCAAATACCCtatgaaatcaaaaattaatacaGATACAAAACTAAAAAGAGACATTGCTATCAAAGTTTCTGTCCTCACAGAGAGGTATGCCACAGATATCAACTGGTTCCttgaaatatctttaaaattgttaTCAATTTTGTCAAACTCTGCTTCACAAGAGGAGTTAATATGGGAAAGATTGTGCCAAATCATCGTTAATAATCCGCAATTGCATAAATTAGCATGTGAAGAAATAATTGAGTATATGTCTACTAACAATACTAGTGAGTCAATAGTAAAGGCAGGTGCATTTATCTTAGGTGAATATGCAAATTTGATTTCAGATAAATATGCAATTGGTGATCTTTTCAACTTGTTTTCTGACAAGTATTTCTTAGTTTCCAATGAAACTAGAGCCATGATTCTAACCACCATACTTAAATTGTACAGATTTGCACCGGAGCTAGGATCAGTAGTgattaaattttatcaattagaattaaattcattagaTATTGAATTACAAACGAGATCTTAcgaatatttgaaaatagtaCAGTTATCTAAGATGAACAATGATagtaatttattagaatttttattagcaCCTATACCGCCTTTTAACAGCAAAACGAATCCATTATTAAAGAGATTAGGTAACGTTGGAAATTCTACCCCTACAAGTGCTATGCCTAGGCCACTAAGTAGATCTACCTCGAACCTCAGTCACCAAATATCCTCCCCAACAAGTACCACCTCGAATTTTAAACCCATCCCGCCTGCTTCAAGATCTCGTAGTTCTACaacattttctaaaaaccaatttgaatttgataatacATCAACTATGACGGATAGTTTACATACTAAATCAACAAACGTGGTGAATgtcaataacaataatgcAAGTTATATGAATCAAGTTCTGATTTCCGATTGGCAAACGAGTTTCAGTAGGATGTTATCATTTAAACAAGGTAATTTATATACTTCAccatttttgaaaataatgtttaGATTAGCACCATTTTCATCGACCACAACAACTAATTTAACAAATCCTGATAATCCGTACAAGATAACGATaagtttaatatttttaaatcagTCAGAATGGCCAATAAATGGTCTAAATACGGAACTAATCCCATATAAAACTCAAGGTAACCCTGAATACATCATCACTGATACCAGTGCTATCACTAGTAATACAATCCTACCACAGAAAAGAGTCGAGcaatcattttcaattaccATAAGAAGACCATTTGATGCAAATACTGCTCCAATTATGATAACAAGATATACATGTGGTGGTAGTGTGAATAAAGTGACATTAAAGTTAGGTATCAGTACATTGAGTCCGATTTTAACAGCAAGTAAGCAAATTAATGGCAGAAGTTCAATATTAACATTGTCAGATTTTGTGAGTAGGTGGAGACAATTAAGAGAAAATATGGATAAAGAAGGTGAGTGCCAATTAAaccatttaatattaaaaggaacaaaaaatattgaaacagtaaaaaatgttttgaaTAGAATAGGGTTCGATATAGTTGATCAAACAAATATCCCAAGTAcgatatttttatctacAATAATTCATACAAAGAGTGATGGAAACTATGGATGcttaattaaaataaataagaatCAATTAGCCAATGATGCAAATGGAAACagttttgatattatttgtaaaaCTACATCAACGGGATTATTATCCAAGTATATAGTTGATACTTTACAGTACatattatctttataa
- the MAK3 gene encoding peptide alpha-N-acetyltransferase MAK3 (similar to Saccharomyces cerevisiae MAK3 (YPR051W); ancestral locus Anc_3.331) — translation MVLKYQSLDIGNQSQFKQIKTLVDNDLSEPYSVWVYRFFLNNWPGLTYIVIDTELEEEKNVIGCIICKNELHRNTRRRGYIGMLVVNNEYRGQGIAKNLVKTAINKMKNEQCDEIMLETEVSNTIAIKLYENMGFLKMKRLFRYYLNEGDAYRLILPLTEKSCIRSTFLGDASIDI, via the coding sequence ATGGTGCTAAAATACCAGTCACTTGATATTGGCAACCAATCTCAATTCAAACAGATCAAGACCCTAGTGGACAACGATTTATCGGAACCATATTCCGTATGGGTATatagattttttttaaataattggCCTGGATTGACTTATATTGTCATAGATACGGAATTGGAAGAGGAAAAGAATGTAATCGGATGTATAATTTGTAAGAATGAGTTGCATCGAAATACTAGAAGAAGAGGATATATTGGGATGTTAGTCgtaaataatgaatatagaGGACAAGGTATAGCGAAAAACTTGGTTAAAACagcaataaataaaatgaaaaatgaacaatGTGATGAAATAATGTTGGAGACAGAAGTTAGCAATACTATTGCCATTAAGTTATATGAAAACATGGGTTttctaaaaatgaaaagattatttagatattatttaaatgaagGAGATGCATATAGATTAATACTTCCATTAACGGAAAAAAGTTGTATAAGATCAACATTTTTAGGAGATGCAAGcattgatatataa
- the SHE1 gene encoding She1p (similar to Saccharomyces cerevisiae SHE1 (YBL031W); ancestral locus Anc_3.317) translates to MNGQVENYRTSGNANFTYGGEVLCDMENDITSKSFSLSPLKTQDIVNSIGVSRRIVNSVMDELESRVNNNADTNEHDNIMDNKSMEFPVTPKKLRLSPIKDLDLTIKRLKANDSASVPMPAPPTSSPAVNDITRRIRRLRLKAAMVNTSSHNTNIKNLNNSESVINKKLSNQQPLKTPNFLKSTINSSNKRIMNTVKQNTSSNRTPTLFNSNNTNEFGRSSSRMDVRVNNTSKVIPTPSKPSNNAHSVNNTNKSASIKSQVTRSSSTQVFDRLYHQSSVSRSISMNNVAVENGNCKPPGTKRSMTRSKTSNMLSSHISESTNKPAWR, encoded by the coding sequence ATGAATGGTCAAGTAGAAAATTATAGAACCAGCGGAAATGCAAATTTTACATATGGGGGAGAAGTGTTGTGCGATATGGAGAATGATATAACATCGAAGAGTTTCAGTTTAAGTCCATTGAAAACTCAAGATATTGTTAATTCGATAGGCGTCTCTAGAAGAATAGTGAACTCGGTGATGGATGAGTTGGAGTCAAGAGTAAACAACAACGCAGACACAAATGAGCACGATAATATAATGGATAATAAAAGTATGGAGTTTCCTGTGACTCCTAAGAAATTACGTTTAAGTCCTATTAAAGATTTGGACTTAACAATTAAGAGATTGAAGGCAAATGACAGTGCATCAGTTCCAATGCCTGCACCACCCACTTCATCACCTGCTGTTAACGATATAACAAGACGTATAAGAAGACTCCGATTAAAAGCAGCAATGGTTAATACATCATCTCATAacacaaatataaaaaatctGAATAATAGTGAAAGTGtgattaataaaaaattaagtAATCAGCAGCCACTAAAGACACCCAATTTCTTAAAATCGACTataaattcatcaaataaaagaataatgaatactgtaaaacaaaatacaAGTTCAAATCGCACCCCTACTTTGTTTAACAGtaataatacaaatgaATTTGGAAGATCCTCGTCTCGCATGGATGTTCGAGTAAATAATACAAGTAAAGTAATACCTACACCCTCAAAACCAAGCAATAATGCTCATTCTGTgaataatacaaataaaagtGCAAGCATAAAATCACAAGTCACACGCTCTTCATCAACACAAGTATTCGATAGGCTATACCATCAGTCCTCTGTTTCACGTTCAATTTCCATGAATAATGTTGCTGTTGAAAATGGGAATTGTAAACCCCCTGGAACCAAACGCTCAATGACGAGGAGTAAAACTAGCAATATGCTATCCAGTCATATATCTGAATCAACTAACAAACCTGCATGGAGGTAA
- the TPHA0A03780 gene encoding uncharacterized protein (similar to Saccharomyces cerevisiae YBR085C-A; ancestral locus Anc_3.320) — MSTLLYKQGVEFTDSTGSFMKSAPVEISTVKGYNDFISKYNKSTHDIQTIFNEDKSIGKVLVNDEYVATIIGDAKDYLLRLYN; from the coding sequence ATGTCTACGTTATTATACAAACAAGGTGTTGAATTCACTGATTCTACTGGCTCATTTATGAAAAGTGCTCCAGTGGAAATTTCTACTGTGAAAGGTTATAATGATTTCATCtctaaatataataaaagtaCTCATGATATTCAAACTATTTTCAATGAAGATAAATCAATCGGTAAAGTTTTAGTTAATGATGAATATGTAGCCACAATAATAGGTGACGCAAAGGATTATTTATTACGTCtctataattaa